A stretch of Paludisphaera borealis DNA encodes these proteins:
- a CDS encoding thymidylate synthase, with protein sequence MRQYLDLLKDVREHGVRKPTRAVLRSTGEKIDALSVFGRQIRFDLADGFPLVTTKKMAFGAIVHELIWFLRGATNIGYLREHGVGIWDEWADENGELGPIYGKQWRSWQAPDGRSIDQIAAVVAGVKAVAADPSASVGRRLIVTAWNPAEVAEMALPPCHTLFQFSVAEGRLSCQLYQRSADLFLGVPFNIASYALLTHLVAQATGLEPGDFIHTFGDAHIYSNHLDQVDEQLNRAPLSLPRLEIDPAVVDLAQIDRGQIKLIGYRSHPALRGEVAV encoded by the coding sequence ATGCGTCAATATCTGGATCTGCTGAAGGACGTTCGCGAGCACGGCGTGCGCAAGCCGACGCGGGCCGTGCTGCGCTCGACGGGCGAGAAGATCGACGCGCTGAGCGTCTTCGGCCGACAGATCCGGTTCGACCTCGCGGACGGGTTCCCCTTGGTCACGACCAAGAAGATGGCCTTCGGAGCGATCGTCCACGAGCTGATCTGGTTTCTCCGAGGGGCGACCAACATCGGCTATCTCCGCGAGCACGGCGTCGGCATCTGGGACGAGTGGGCCGACGAGAACGGCGAGCTGGGGCCGATCTACGGCAAGCAGTGGCGGTCTTGGCAGGCGCCCGACGGCCGTTCGATCGACCAGATCGCGGCCGTGGTCGCGGGCGTCAAGGCCGTGGCGGCCGACCCTTCGGCCTCGGTCGGCCGCCGGCTGATCGTCACGGCCTGGAACCCCGCCGAAGTCGCCGAGATGGCGCTCCCGCCGTGCCACACGCTGTTTCAATTCAGCGTCGCCGAGGGCCGGCTCTCGTGCCAGCTCTACCAGCGGTCCGCCGACCTGTTTCTGGGCGTTCCGTTCAACATCGCCAGCTACGCCCTGCTGACTCATCTCGTCGCCCAGGCGACGGGCCTTGAGCCGGGTGATTTCATTCACACGTTCGGCGATGCTCACATTTACTCGAACCATCTCGATCAGGTCGACGAGCAGCTAAACCGGGCGCCGCTCTCCCTGCCCCGACTCGAAATCGACCCGGCCGTCGTCGATCTCGCGCAGATCGATCGCGGTCAGATCAAGCTGATCGGCTACCGTTCTCATCCCGCCCTGCGGGGCGAAGTGGCCGTTTGA
- a CDS encoding dihydrofolate reductase has translation MDVSFVVAMSRDRVIGRRGELPWRLPRDLKHFRKLTWGKPIVMGRKTHESLGRPLPGRTNIILTRRPGLAAPGCVVVGSIDEALDQARATDADEVMIVGGGEMYRDVLPLCSKVHLTLVEGDFEGDTFFPVDLLGSPDWRTVHEERWEADAKNPHDARYLVLTRVVSPMDQESRS, from the coding sequence ATGGATGTTTCGTTCGTCGTCGCCATGTCGCGCGACCGGGTGATTGGCCGAAGGGGCGAACTCCCCTGGCGGCTGCCTCGCGACCTGAAGCACTTTCGCAAGTTGACCTGGGGTAAGCCGATCGTCATGGGACGGAAAACCCACGAGTCGCTCGGCCGCCCCCTGCCCGGCCGCACCAACATCATCCTGACGCGTCGCCCGGGTCTTGCGGCCCCGGGATGCGTGGTCGTCGGTTCGATCGACGAGGCTCTCGACCAGGCGCGGGCGACCGACGCCGACGAGGTCATGATCGTCGGCGGCGGCGAGATGTATCGGGACGTTCTGCCCCTGTGCTCGAAGGTCCACCTGACGCTCGTCGAAGGGGATTTCGAGGGCGACACCTTCTTCCCGGTCGACTTGCTCGGCTCACCCGACTGGCGGACGGTTCACGAGGAGCGCTGGGAGGCCGACGCGAAGAATCCGCACGACGCCCGCTATCTCGTTTTGACCCGCGTGGTATCGCCAATGGATCAGGAATCGCGATCCTGA
- the feoB gene encoding ferrous iron transport protein B: MLPSGHVMAIASENRTWTIALIGNPNTGKSTLFGALSGVRQRVGNYPGVTVEKKLGEVVHDGRRWILVDLPGTYSLAPRSPDEMVTVDVLLGRRTDVQPPDVVICVVAASNLTRNLYLVSQVLELGRPVIVALSMGDLAEADGLTVDAARLSRQLGIPVVPIQAQLGEGLEALKQAVEEAGTRPAPTIASPFPSAFRQEVEQLAATLTPPPARYLIERLLLDSGSEVEAQLALGEPDREQLRQRVDDARARLAEVGCRVPEVETTSRYAWIADATDGVVEHPDHAVSKSADRLDAVLTHKVWGSLILAAVLLLTFSAVFALAQIPMDWIDAGKDAVSGVLEEALPDGPIRSLLVKGIIGGIGAVVIFLPQIFILFFILTALEECGYLSRAAYLMDKIMVRVGLSGKSFIPLLSSFACAIPGVMATRVIENRRDRLTTILIAPLMSCSARLPVYTLMIAAFIPARSYLGGLIQLQGLTMFAMYSVGVVVAAAVALILKRTLLRSAAPVFLMEMPAYQWPSPRVIIYRMFERGLDFLQNAGTIIFAVSILMWGALYYPRISADELKPLLTEKARIEAAIDTARAANDGATAESLAADLGAIDHKMAGEQERRSFLGRAGKLIEPVVRPLGWDWRIGSAVLASFPAREVVVATMGVIFDVGEDVGEGEGEKRLTTALQTATWPETGKPLFNIPVALSVMVFFALCAQCVSTLAVIGRETQSWIWPTLSFTYMTVLAYIGAFLAYHVGMLFVS, from the coding sequence ATGCTTCCCTCCGGTCATGTGATGGCGATTGCCTCGGAAAACAGAACCTGGACGATCGCCCTGATCGGCAACCCGAACACCGGCAAATCTACGCTGTTCGGCGCGCTTTCCGGCGTGCGGCAACGAGTGGGCAACTACCCGGGAGTGACCGTCGAGAAGAAGCTCGGCGAGGTCGTCCACGACGGCCGACGCTGGATTCTCGTCGACCTGCCCGGTACCTACAGCCTGGCCCCGCGCTCTCCCGATGAGATGGTGACGGTCGACGTCCTGCTCGGTAGACGAACCGACGTCCAGCCCCCCGACGTCGTGATCTGCGTCGTGGCCGCGAGCAACCTGACTCGCAACCTCTACCTGGTCAGCCAGGTGCTCGAACTCGGTCGTCCCGTGATCGTCGCGTTGTCGATGGGCGACCTGGCCGAAGCCGACGGGTTGACCGTCGACGCCGCCAGGCTCAGCCGCCAGCTCGGGATTCCGGTCGTCCCCATCCAGGCGCAACTGGGCGAAGGGCTCGAAGCGCTCAAGCAGGCCGTCGAGGAAGCCGGTACGCGGCCGGCCCCGACGATCGCGAGCCCATTTCCCTCGGCTTTTCGCCAGGAAGTCGAACAACTCGCCGCGACGCTCACGCCGCCTCCCGCACGCTATCTTATCGAACGACTGCTCCTGGACTCGGGGTCGGAGGTCGAGGCGCAGCTCGCGCTCGGCGAGCCCGACCGTGAACAGCTTCGCCAGCGGGTCGACGACGCCCGCGCAAGGCTGGCCGAGGTCGGCTGCCGCGTGCCTGAGGTCGAGACGACGTCCCGATACGCCTGGATCGCCGACGCGACCGACGGAGTCGTCGAGCATCCCGATCACGCCGTCTCCAAATCCGCCGACCGGCTCGACGCGGTCCTCACCCACAAGGTCTGGGGATCGCTGATCCTGGCCGCCGTCCTGTTGCTGACCTTCAGTGCGGTCTTCGCCTTGGCCCAGATTCCCATGGACTGGATCGATGCGGGTAAAGACGCTGTGTCGGGCGTTCTTGAAGAGGCGCTGCCCGACGGCCCGATCCGGAGTCTGCTGGTCAAGGGAATCATCGGCGGGATTGGCGCGGTGGTCATCTTCCTGCCGCAGATTTTCATCCTCTTCTTCATCCTGACGGCGCTTGAGGAGTGCGGCTACCTGTCGCGCGCGGCGTACCTGATGGACAAGATCATGGTCCGGGTGGGCTTGAGTGGCAAATCGTTCATCCCGCTGCTCTCGTCGTTCGCTTGCGCCATACCGGGCGTGATGGCCACGCGGGTCATCGAGAACCGTCGGGACCGACTGACGACCATCCTGATCGCTCCGTTGATGAGCTGCAGCGCCCGACTGCCGGTCTACACGCTGATGATCGCGGCCTTCATCCCGGCGCGATCCTATCTCGGGGGGTTGATCCAGCTTCAGGGCCTGACGATGTTCGCCATGTACTCGGTGGGCGTCGTCGTGGCGGCCGCAGTCGCCCTAATCCTCAAGCGGACCTTGCTCCGCAGCGCCGCGCCGGTCTTCCTGATGGAGATGCCGGCCTACCAGTGGCCGTCGCCCCGAGTGATCATCTATCGGATGTTCGAACGCGGCTTGGACTTCCTGCAAAACGCCGGCACGATCATCTTCGCCGTCTCGATCCTCATGTGGGGGGCGCTTTACTACCCTCGCATCTCGGCCGACGAGCTGAAGCCGTTGTTGACGGAGAAAGCGCGAATCGAAGCCGCGATCGACACGGCGAGAGCCGCCAACGACGGGGCGACGGCCGAGTCGCTCGCCGCAGACCTAGGCGCGATCGATCACAAGATGGCGGGCGAGCAGGAGCGGCGCAGCTTCCTCGGCCGCGCCGGCAAGCTGATCGAGCCGGTCGTCCGCCCCCTGGGATGGGACTGGCGGATCGGCAGCGCCGTGCTGGCGTCGTTCCCGGCTCGCGAGGTCGTCGTCGCCACCATGGGGGTGATCTTCGACGTAGGCGAGGACGTGGGCGAAGGAGAAGGCGAGAAGCGGCTGACCACAGCCCTGCAAACGGCGACCTGGCCCGAGACCGGCAAGCCCCTGTTCAACATCCCCGTCGCGCTCTCGGTCATGGTTTTCTTCGCGTTGTGCGCCCAGTGCGTTTCGACACTCGCGGTGATCGGCCGCGAAACCCAAAGCTGGATCTGGCCGACGCTGTCGTTCACCTACATGACCGTCCTCGCTTACATCGGGGCGTTCCTCGCCTATCACGTGGGGATGCTGTTCGTCTCTTGA
- a CDS encoding FeoA family protein, with protein MKAEALVVDRQEVGELIPLSLLRAGEAGSVGDVVGNVELVHRLREMGLYNGAQVKMIRPGSPCIIGLEGQRLGFRGDDLARVLVRTGAMAS; from the coding sequence ATGAAGGCAGAGGCGCTGGTGGTTGATCGGCAAGAGGTGGGCGAGCTGATTCCGCTTTCGCTGCTGCGGGCCGGCGAAGCCGGGAGCGTCGGCGATGTGGTCGGCAACGTCGAGTTGGTGCATCGGCTCCGCGAGATGGGGCTTTACAATGGTGCCCAGGTCAAGATGATCCGGCCGGGAAGCCCGTGCATCATCGGCCTTGAAGGCCAGCGACTCGGGTTCCGCGGCGACGACCTGGCGCGGGTGCTCGTCCGCACCGGTGCGATGGCGTCCTGA
- a CDS encoding ATP-dependent helicase — MRKITLKHKLPAGLDKQFADELNSSQRAAATAPDGYNLILAGPGSGKTRVITFRVGFLIARGVPADSILLATFTRRAAREMVGRLGELVGNQAGRVWAGTFHHVGNRLLRGAAKDLGFQSNFTILDSEDQTDLLRLAMDDAGLVDKSKLAPKASQLQHLISFAINTRRPLAAVVESEAADQAEWLPEIEKVADAYARRKLASNCMDYDDLLTQWLRLLDEFPNRLEEQGRMFRHILIDEMQDTNALQIEIVEKIAAAGRGNLTAVGDDAQSIYRFRGANYDNILKFPDRHLDARVFRLEVNYRSTPQIVAFTEASIAHNQSGFPKQLVSARNDGPLPVVVATADVYEEAALVCQQILEAHDQDVPLGRMAVLYRNHYDSVVLQGELLARNIPYTVRSGVRFFEQAHVKDVMAFLRVVLNPRDEASWRRLFVLLPGVGPAKAGAVYQRIASEADPLKALATAETMAIVPSKSRGLFAAFVNDLNLIRATDPEHHPARAIEAVLKGGYPGTIRQKYDKADNRIKDVEQFAVLAAKYDSLERLLAELLLAGDVYGMDAAGSEDPQDVLVLSTVHQAKGLEWSHVFVVRLVDEGFPHRRAMDEPGGEDEERRIFYVAVSRAMNELMLSYPSTISRGGYGPTVFSTPSRFLTEIRHDLYERVVLEHEFDRLNADDDDDEGEPPWTGRPLKSQPDRDSKT; from the coding sequence ATGCGTAAGATCACACTCAAGCATAAGCTGCCCGCCGGGCTGGACAAGCAGTTCGCCGACGAGCTGAACAGCTCGCAACGGGCGGCGGCGACCGCGCCCGACGGATACAATCTGATCCTGGCGGGCCCGGGCTCGGGAAAAACCCGGGTGATCACGTTCCGGGTGGGATTTCTGATCGCCCGCGGCGTTCCCGCCGACTCGATCCTGCTGGCGACCTTCACCCGCCGCGCGGCGCGCGAGATGGTCGGTCGGCTCGGGGAACTCGTCGGCAATCAGGCCGGGCGCGTCTGGGCCGGGACGTTCCATCATGTCGGCAACCGGCTGCTCCGTGGGGCGGCGAAGGATCTCGGCTTTCAGTCCAACTTCACGATCCTCGACAGCGAGGACCAGACCGACCTGCTGCGACTGGCGATGGACGACGCGGGACTCGTCGACAAGAGCAAGCTCGCGCCCAAGGCGTCGCAGTTGCAGCACCTGATCAGCTTCGCCATCAACACGCGACGGCCGCTCGCGGCGGTGGTCGAGTCGGAAGCCGCCGACCAGGCGGAATGGCTGCCGGAGATCGAGAAGGTCGCTGACGCCTACGCCCGCCGCAAGCTCGCCAGCAACTGCATGGACTACGACGACCTGCTGACCCAGTGGCTGCGGCTGCTGGACGAGTTCCCCAACCGCCTCGAAGAACAGGGACGGATGTTCCGTCATATCCTGATCGACGAGATGCAGGACACCAACGCCCTCCAGATCGAGATCGTCGAGAAGATCGCGGCGGCCGGTCGGGGCAACCTCACGGCGGTCGGCGACGACGCGCAGTCGATCTACCGGTTCCGGGGCGCGAACTACGACAACATCCTCAAGTTCCCCGACCGCCACCTGGACGCGCGCGTCTTCCGGCTCGAAGTCAACTATCGTTCGACGCCGCAGATCGTCGCGTTCACCGAGGCGTCGATCGCGCACAACCAGTCGGGATTTCCCAAGCAGCTCGTCTCGGCCCGGAACGACGGCCCGCTCCCGGTCGTCGTGGCCACGGCCGACGTCTACGAGGAAGCCGCTCTCGTCTGCCAGCAGATCCTCGAAGCCCACGACCAGGACGTTCCGCTGGGCAGGATGGCTGTCCTCTATCGCAATCATTACGACAGCGTGGTGCTCCAGGGCGAGCTGTTGGCCCGCAACATCCCCTACACGGTCCGCAGCGGGGTCCGGTTCTTCGAGCAGGCGCACGTCAAGGACGTCATGGCGTTCTTGAGGGTGGTACTCAACCCGCGCGACGAGGCGTCGTGGCGGCGATTGTTCGTCCTCTTGCCGGGAGTCGGTCCGGCCAAGGCTGGGGCCGTCTACCAGAGGATCGCAAGCGAGGCCGACCCTCTCAAGGCGCTGGCGACCGCCGAGACGATGGCGATCGTGCCTTCCAAGAGCCGGGGGTTGTTCGCCGCGTTCGTCAACGATCTGAACCTGATCCGGGCGACCGATCCGGAGCACCACCCGGCTCGGGCGATCGAGGCGGTCCTCAAGGGGGGATATCCCGGGACGATCCGCCAGAAATATGACAAGGCCGACAACCGGATCAAGGACGTCGAGCAGTTCGCCGTGCTGGCCGCCAAGTACGACAGCCTGGAGCGGCTGCTCGCCGAGCTGCTTCTGGCCGGCGACGTCTACGGCATGGACGCGGCCGGCAGCGAAGATCCGCAAGACGTGCTGGTACTGAGCACGGTCCACCAGGCCAAGGGGCTCGAATGGTCGCACGTCTTCGTCGTCCGCCTCGTCGACGAGGGATTCCCGCACCGTCGCGCGATGGACGAGCCCGGCGGCGAGGACGAAGAACGGCGCATCTTCTACGTCGCCGTCAGCCGCGCCATGAACGAGCTGATGCTCTCCTACCCTTCGACCATCAGCCGAGGCGGCTACGGGCCGACCGTCTTCTCGACCCCCAGCCGCTTCCTCACGGAAATCCGCCACGATCTCTACGAGCGCGTCGTGCTCGAACACGAGTTTGATCGTTTGAATGCGGATGACGACGACGATGAAGGCGAACCACCGTGGACCGGCCGGCCGTTGAAAAGTCAGCCGGACCGAGACTCCAAGACCTGA
- a CDS encoding FAD binding domain-containing protein, giving the protein MNAFDFAAPTSVEDAVKLLGVPEAEALSGGTDLLSRIKDYVASPKRVVYLKDVKALAGISGDAASGLTIGAGTRLTDVLASKVVHDSYPAIWQATLEVGTPQIRNMATVGGNLLQRPRCWYFRAGNGLLAVKDGKSLVREGDNRYHAIFQTDGDALFVNPSSLAVPLIALGAKAVVSGPRGERTVAVEDLYQVPKSEKDSELTLAAGEIVSKLIVPPLKGKNASYEARQKQAHDWPIILASVNLSFDGDKVSDSRIVVYGVAPIPWRSKAAEEALVGKAITLETAEAAGAAAIAAAKPLSMNAYKVGLTQTVVKRTLLAAVGNRYWEG; this is encoded by the coding sequence ATGAACGCATTCGATTTCGCCGCCCCCACCAGCGTCGAGGACGCCGTCAAGCTCCTGGGCGTTCCCGAGGCCGAGGCCCTTTCCGGCGGCACCGACCTGCTCAGCCGGATCAAGGACTACGTGGCCTCGCCGAAGCGCGTGGTCTATCTCAAGGACGTCAAGGCGCTCGCCGGGATCTCCGGCGACGCGGCCTCCGGTCTGACGATCGGCGCGGGGACGCGGCTCACCGACGTCCTCGCCAGCAAGGTCGTCCACGACTCGTACCCGGCGATCTGGCAGGCGACCCTCGAAGTGGGCACGCCCCAGATCCGCAACATGGCGACCGTCGGCGGCAACTTGCTCCAGCGGCCTCGCTGCTGGTACTTCCGCGCCGGCAACGGCCTGCTGGCCGTCAAGGACGGCAAGAGCCTCGTCCGCGAGGGCGACAACCGCTACCACGCCATCTTCCAGACCGACGGCGACGCCCTCTTCGTCAACCCGTCGAGCCTGGCCGTGCCGTTGATCGCGCTTGGCGCCAAGGCCGTCGTCTCCGGCCCTCGCGGCGAGCGGACCGTTGCCGTCGAGGATCTGTACCAGGTTCCCAAGAGCGAGAAAGACTCCGAGCTGACGCTCGCCGCTGGCGAGATTGTCTCCAAGCTCATCGTCCCGCCGCTCAAGGGGAAGAACGCATCATACGAGGCGCGCCAGAAGCAGGCTCACGACTGGCCGATCATCCTGGCGTCGGTGAATCTCAGCTTCGACGGCGACAAGGTTTCGGACTCGCGGATCGTCGTTTACGGCGTCGCACCCATCCCCTGGCGGAGCAAGGCCGCCGAGGAAGCCCTCGTCGGCAAGGCGATCACGCTCGAAACCGCCGAGGCCGCCGGCGCGGCGGCGATCGCCGCCGCCAAGCCGCTCTCGATGAACGCCTACAAGGTCGGCCTGACCCAGACGGTCGTCAAGCGGACGCTTCTGGCCGCCGTGGGGAATCGTTACTGGGAGGGTTGA
- a CDS encoding xanthine dehydrogenase family protein molybdopterin-binding subunit → MALTWPEKPTLIGTRITRLDGLAKASGKAKYPSDMLPEGTLFAVMLYSPHAHAKIKKLDISTAQSMPGVKGVVAIAQEGATLRYHGDDIAAVAAVTEEQARDAVRAIKIEYEVLPHVVTEAQAMAPGAPEIVKGGNVRKGRSQDNGKTGEAFAKAEVVVEGKYSLPVITHVCLEPHGLTAKWETADKLTVWSSTQAVQVVAQELADSFQIPVANITVLTEVMGGGFGSKFGADVWGRTAAELAKSTGKPVKLFLDRVQEHLAAGNRPSAAGTIKLGATKDGKLVGLIADTHGTGGSRGGSNFPLPYVYDVPASSRVHSEVFVNGGGARAMRAPGHPQGCALMEAAMDDLAEKLGVDPIEFRLKNLKPDDFHTPIYEAEVKIGADLIGWREKRKPRGQNGDGPIRRGFGLALHQWGGGGTLDKKVSCTISADGTVELKSATQDIGTAARTVLAIIAAEVLGLKPTDVISNIGNSTFPPGQASGGSTTTPSMAPPCLDAATKARDALFAKIAPALGATPADLSLQGGKLLIQGKPSISWKEACRKLGTASVSEIGSAVEGLASTGVGGCQFAEVTVDVETGVVRVKKIVAVQDSGLIIDRLTWDSQVYGGVIMGLNYGLFEERIMDPGTGVMLNPDMELYKLAGASDIPEIVIHAYEPDEQKARGVIGIGEPPTIATAAAIGNAVSNAIGVRVTEWPMTPRNVLNALAAASKEGKA, encoded by the coding sequence ATGGCCCTCACCTGGCCTGAGAAACCGACTCTGATCGGCACCCGAATCACCCGGCTCGACGGACTCGCCAAGGCGTCCGGCAAAGCCAAATACCCTAGCGACATGCTTCCCGAGGGGACGCTGTTCGCGGTGATGCTCTACAGCCCTCACGCCCACGCCAAGATCAAGAAGCTTGACATCTCCACGGCCCAGAGCATGCCGGGCGTCAAGGGGGTCGTGGCGATCGCCCAGGAAGGAGCCACCCTTCGCTATCACGGCGACGACATCGCCGCCGTGGCCGCCGTCACCGAGGAACAGGCTCGCGACGCCGTCCGCGCGATCAAGATCGAATACGAAGTCCTCCCCCACGTCGTCACCGAGGCCCAGGCGATGGCCCCGGGCGCGCCCGAGATCGTCAAGGGGGGCAACGTCCGCAAGGGACGCTCGCAAGACAATGGCAAAACCGGCGAGGCGTTCGCCAAGGCTGAAGTGGTCGTCGAAGGCAAATACAGCCTGCCGGTCATCACCCACGTCTGCCTTGAACCTCACGGGCTGACGGCCAAGTGGGAAACCGCGGACAAGCTGACCGTCTGGTCGAGCACTCAGGCCGTCCAGGTCGTCGCACAAGAGCTGGCCGATTCGTTTCAGATCCCGGTCGCCAACATCACGGTGTTGACCGAGGTGATGGGGGGCGGGTTCGGCTCGAAGTTCGGGGCCGACGTCTGGGGACGCACTGCGGCCGAGCTGGCGAAGTCGACGGGCAAGCCCGTCAAGCTGTTCCTCGACCGGGTCCAGGAGCACCTGGCCGCCGGCAATCGCCCGAGCGCGGCGGGGACCATCAAGCTCGGAGCCACCAAGGACGGCAAGCTCGTCGGCCTGATCGCCGACACGCACGGCACCGGCGGCAGCCGGGGGGGCTCGAACTTCCCGCTGCCCTACGTCTACGACGTTCCAGCCTCGTCGCGGGTCCATTCCGAGGTCTTCGTCAACGGCGGCGGCGCGCGAGCCATGCGGGCGCCAGGCCATCCCCAGGGATGCGCCCTGATGGAAGCGGCCATGGACGATCTGGCCGAAAAGCTGGGCGTCGACCCGATCGAGTTCCGGCTCAAGAACCTGAAACCCGACGACTTCCATACGCCGATCTACGAGGCCGAAGTCAAGATCGGCGCCGACCTGATCGGCTGGCGTGAGAAGCGCAAGCCGCGCGGCCAGAACGGCGACGGCCCGATCCGTCGCGGCTTCGGCCTCGCCCTCCATCAATGGGGAGGCGGCGGAACACTCGACAAGAAGGTGAGCTGCACCATCAGCGCCGACGGGACCGTCGAGCTGAAGAGCGCCACCCAGGACATCGGCACGGCCGCCCGCACCGTGCTGGCGATCATCGCCGCCGAGGTGCTCGGCCTCAAGCCGACCGACGTCATCTCGAACATCGGCAACTCGACCTTCCCGCCGGGCCAGGCCTCGGGCGGCTCGACCACGACGCCGTCGATGGCCCCTCCGTGCCTCGACGCCGCGACCAAGGCGCGCGACGCCCTGTTCGCCAAGATCGCCCCGGCCCTCGGCGCGACCCCCGCCGACCTCTCGCTCCAGGGGGGCAAGCTGCTGATCCAGGGCAAGCCCTCCATCTCGTGGAAAGAGGCTTGCCGCAAACTCGGCACGGCTTCCGTCTCCGAGATCGGCAGCGCCGTCGAGGGGCTGGCCAGCACCGGCGTCGGCGGCTGCCAGTTCGCCGAGGTGACCGTCGACGTCGAGACCGGCGTCGTCCGGGTCAAGAAGATCGTCGCCGTGCAGGATTCGGGACTCATCATCGACCGCCTCACCTGGGACAGCCAGGTCTACGGCGGCGTGATCATGGGCCTGAACTACGGCCTCTTCGAAGAGCGGATCATGGACCCGGGGACGGGCGTGATGCTCAACCCCGACATGGAGCTTTACAAGCTCGCCGGCGCGTCCGACATCCCCGAGATCGTCATCCACGCCTACGAGCCCGACGAGCAGAAGGCGCGCGGAGTGATCGGAATCGGCGAGCCGCCGACGATCGCCACGGCCGCCGCGATCGGCAACGCGGTGTCCAACGCCATCGGCGTGCGGGTCACCGAGTGGCCGATGACTCCCCGCAACGTCCTCAACGCACTCGCCGCGGCCTCTAAAGAAGGGAAGGCGTGA
- a CDS encoding (2Fe-2S)-binding protein codes for MRKHDPKNGDEPGGPSRRDFLRGSGLAAASAVLTGTAATALDEAKAAEEGPKVLSGEVEITLKINGEDRKTTVEPRSTLLDTLRNRLDVTGPKRVCDRASCGACTVIADGDPVYSCTTLAVTCEGKKIETLEGFETGEHGVPHAFHQNDALMCGYCTPGFVTACKALLDKNPNPTLDEVRRGLDGNICRCGTYVGVLQAALDAAKAMKGA; via the coding sequence ATGCGAAAACACGATCCCAAGAACGGCGACGAGCCGGGCGGCCCCAGTCGCCGCGACTTCTTGAGGGGGTCGGGCCTGGCGGCGGCGTCGGCCGTCCTGACCGGCACGGCCGCAACCGCCCTTGACGAGGCCAAGGCCGCCGAAGAAGGGCCGAAGGTCCTCTCGGGCGAGGTCGAGATCACGCTCAAGATTAACGGCGAGGACCGCAAGACCACCGTCGAGCCGCGAAGCACGTTGCTCGACACCCTGCGGAACCGCCTCGACGTCACCGGGCCCAAGCGGGTCTGCGATCGGGCGAGCTGCGGCGCGTGCACGGTCATCGCCGACGGCGACCCGGTCTACTCGTGCACGACCCTCGCCGTGACCTGCGAAGGCAAGAAAATCGAGACGCTCGAAGGCTTCGAAACCGGCGAGCACGGCGTCCCTCACGCCTTCCACCAGAACGACGCCCTGATGTGCGGCTACTGCACGCCCGGGTTCGTCACCGCCTGCAAGGCGCTTCTGGACAAGAACCCCAACCCGACCCTCGACGAAGTGCGCCGGGGTCTGGATGGCAACATCTGTCGGTGCGGGACCTATGTCGGCGTCCTCCAGGCGGCCCTCGACGCGGCCAAAGCGATGAAAGGAGCCTGA
- a CDS encoding class II fructose-bisphosphate aldolase: MPLAPINEMMASARRGGYAVGYFESWNLESLQGVIDAAEASRSPMIIGFNGDFLSGRERIAPERLSWYGSLGRAAAESATVPCGFIFNECPDDDWVRAAVVSGFNLVMLADPSASYEDSVHRVSELSRFAHAHGVAVEAELGVLPCGTSDDPSHAGSLTDPEQAAKFVEATGIDLLAVSVGNVHIRLEGAGGLDLDRLDRISRRVKCGLVLHGGTGVEPEALRAAVGLGVVKVNFGTYLKQHYLAAVRKALANNGADPHRLLGIGGPDDVLTAGRLAVRDAVLARIDLLGCSGKAS, encoded by the coding sequence ATGCCCCTTGCACCTATTAACGAGATGATGGCGAGCGCCCGCCGTGGAGGCTACGCCGTCGGCTACTTCGAGAGTTGGAACCTGGAATCCCTCCAGGGCGTGATCGACGCCGCCGAGGCGTCGCGGTCGCCGATGATCATCGGCTTCAACGGCGATTTCCTTTCCGGTCGCGAACGCATCGCCCCGGAACGACTGAGCTGGTACGGTTCGCTCGGCCGCGCGGCGGCGGAATCGGCCACGGTCCCGTGCGGCTTCATCTTTAATGAGTGCCCGGACGACGACTGGGTGCGCGCGGCCGTCGTCTCGGGCTTCAACCTCGTGATGCTCGCCGACCCGTCGGCTTCGTACGAAGACTCGGTTCACCGGGTGTCGGAGCTGTCTCGCTTCGCCCACGCGCACGGGGTCGCCGTCGAGGCCGAGCTGGGGGTGCTGCCCTGCGGGACCTCCGACGACCCGTCGCACGCGGGCTCGCTCACCGATCCCGAGCAGGCGGCCAAGTTCGTCGAGGCGACCGGAATCGATCTGCTGGCGGTGAGCGTCGGCAACGTTCACATCCGGCTCGAAGGGGCGGGCGGCCTCGATCTCGACCGGCTTGACCGGATCTCCCGGCGCGTAAAATGCGGGCTTGTCTTGCACGGCGGCACGGGGGTCGAGCCCGAGGCGCTGCGGGCGGCCGTCGGGCTCGGGGTCGTGAAGGTCAATTTCGGGACGTATCTCAAGCAGCATTACCTCGCGGCCGTTCGCAAGGCGCTGGCGAACAACGGCGCCGACCCCCACCGGCTGCTCGGAATCGGCGGGCCGGACGACGTCCTGACGGCCGGTCGGCTCGCGGTGCGCGACGCGGTGCTCGCGCGGATCGACCTGCTCGGGTGCTCGGGCAAGGCTTCTTGA